The sequence below is a genomic window from Silene latifolia isolate original U9 population chromosome 7, ASM4854445v1, whole genome shotgun sequence.
ATTACCATTTTTGATGTAAATAGCATGAACCCACCGCACCCACAAGTGGTCAGCTTTTTGGGCAACCCACCATACATACTTCCCTACAGCTGCAACATTCCAGAGATGAAGATTTTTAAACCCTAATCCTCCCTGTCTGATGGGTTTGCAAGCATTTTCCCAGGAAACAAGGGCATGGTTTTCTTTTGAATCATTGCCATGCCACAGGTATGAACTACAAATTGCTTTAATTTTAGAAATCACAGTCTTAGGAAGTATAAAGATCCTGGCCCAGTAACTGTGGAGAGTGCACAACACACACTGAATCAGGATAGTCCTCCCAGCATAAGATAGTTTCCTAGAGCCAAGCCCCCGAATTCTATCCACAACATTATCCACAAGGCTATTACAGCCCATAACAGACAAACGCTTAGGAGAAACAGTGACCCCAAGGTAAGTGAAGGGAACATGTCCTCTCTTCATCCCACTTATAAACTCCAAATCCCTGAGCACCAGATTGTCAACACCATTGCAATACAGGCTAGACTTACCAGTATTCATCACTAGCCCAGTAGCCCTAGAGAAAAGAGCAAAAGCTTTCATCATCTATTTAACAGAATCCCTATCAGCTTTGCCGAAGAGAATAAGATCATCCGCAAAGCATAAGTGAGATAGCTTGATCCTCTGGCACAAAGGATGGTAATTAAATCTTATATGCTTTTGCACCACCATAAGCACCCTACTCAAATACTCAAGGCACACAGTGAACAGGAGGGGGGAGAGGGGATCCCCCTGTCTGAGACCCTTTCTTCCTCTGAAAAACCCAAAAGACTCCCCATTCAGAGAAATAGAGTAAGAGGGGGTAGTGATGCACTGCATCACCAAGCTGTATATCTTTTCAGGAAACCCCAAGGCTTCCAACATATGACCCACAAATTCCCATTCAATAGAGTCGTAAGCTTTTTGTAGGTCAATTTTCATCATGGCTCTAGGAGAACAGCTCTTTCTCTTATACAATTTGATCAGATCCTGACAAATTAAAATATTGCCAACAATGTCCCTCCCTTTGATGAAAGCTCCCTGGGAAGGACAAATAATGTCAGGCAGAACAAGACTAATTCTATTGCAAAGGACCTTTGAAATGTATTTATACACTGTATTACAGCAAGCAATAGGTCTAAATTGCTTTACAGTTTCAGGAGCATTCACTTTAGGCACCAGAGAAATTGTAGTGGCATTACACTGCTTAAGAAGTTTCCCATAACAAAAGAAAGTCTTAATAGCTTCAATGATATCCCCTCCAACCAACTCCCAGTTATCCTTGAAAAATTGGCTACTATACCCATCAGGGCCTGGGGCTTTGTTTCCAGGAATAGAGAACATAGCAGCTCTAATTTCCTCACCAGTTACAGGAGTAAGCAAAGTCTCACAATGCTCAACACTAAGACAATTTCCATACTGAACAATTCTCCTATTAATAGGACTCACAGCTTTAGAGTTTCCCAGTAGAGAAATGTAGTAGTTTTCAAAAGCTTGTTGGATTGTCTCAGAGGTAGTACATAACTGTCCAGCCATATCCTTCACCTGGAACACCCTATTTCTAGCCCTTCTACTCTTAATACTAGCATGAAAGAAAGTTGTATTATCATCTCCCAACTTCAACCACTCCATCTTTGCTTTTTGTCTCAGAAATTGTTCCCTAGCCTGTCTAAGTTCCCCCAGTTCCTTTGCACAATCCTTTTCCGCCTGACATATCTCAGGGTTCAGAGGATCCAGGACAAGCATTTCCTTGAATTTACCCAGAGATATCTCAGCAACATGTGTGAGATTCTCAATGTCCCCAAACTGTTCACGATTAAGCTGTTTTAGGCCACACTTCAGAGCCTTCAACTTCTTCACCACACTaaacataggggagccatgatacaTCTTATCACAACCAGTTTGCACAATTTCCTTATACCCAGGAGCTAATGACCACATGTTGAAGTACTTGAAATGTTGCCCCCTCCTCTGACTTTGTATTTCAAAGTTGACAATGCCAGGGCAGTGGTCAAAAACCCCCTCAGGTAGGAAATGAGTGAAGCTATCAGGAAAGCAACATAACCAATCAGCATTGATAAGAGTTCTATCCAATCTGCTATACACTTTTGTCCCACACTCATGCTTGTTGTTCCAAGTGTAGAATGAACCCTTAGCACTTAAATCAGTCAGCTGACAATCATCAGCCAACTGAGCTAAAGGTCTCATCTCAGCATTAGTAGTTGGTGCCCCACCAATCCTCTCATTACTAGCTATAATAGCATTGAAGTCACCTCCAACAAGCCAAGGGCCATTGAGGCCACTGTGATATTTCCTCAAACTGTCCCATAGGGGTTCTCTATCAGCCAGTTTATTCATGCCATACACCACAGTGAACCAGAACTCCTTTATCCTCGTCTTATCAACCACCTTTGTATGAATACTCTGAACTTGAATATCAAAAATAGTAACATCATAGGAAGAAGGGTCCCACATAAGCCAGATTCTCCCTCCCTTGTGTAAACTAGAGTTTGTACAGACAGACCATCCATCACAAATATTGAGCCTTACATTATTCCCATTATTCACATTTATTTTTGTCTCTAAAAGACCACACAGTCCTACATTATTCTGCCCTAACAAacgttttatttcttttttcttgCTAGGGTTATTCATTCCTCTAATGTTCCATAAGCAACAACTACCCATATTGAAATTGAGCCTTGCTAGTCTCCCCTTTCTCCACAACTCTCTGGTCCATAATCCCCAGCCTAGTTTTCTGCAAGGATTGCGTTAGAGATTCCATGAAAGAGAGCCCACGAGGTGTGAAGGTCCTCTTCTCTCCATTATCATGCCTCATCATTCTAGTCAAAAACCTTCTGGGCAGAGAACTCTATACCAGTGGAGTACATGGAACAATCACAGGAGTTTGAACCACCACACTAGCAGGAGTTTGGACTACCACAGGAGTGTTTGGAACAACTGGTTTCCTTGTGGGGGGTGCATCCACCTTTGGGGGGGCGGCTAGCCTTTGGGACAGGTTTCTGAGCCACCACTTTGGGCTTCCATACCTTTCTAGGCATAGGTTTAGGACCACCATTCCTACAATTCTCAGCAAGGTGGCCCATCCCTTTACAGTTGCTACACATCAATGGTAACCAGTCATAAGCCACTTTCAGTTTCTGGGTCTTTCCTTggtcatccacaaaacaaatctgAGTAGGAAATTCCTGTCCAATTTCCACCTCCACCAAGATACGTGCAAAACCAAAGAAATTCCTATGCAATGTGTTCTCATCACAGCGTATGAACGTCCCCACTGCACTACTCAATTTTTTAAGACAATCGTTTCCCCAGAATTTAACATCCAGGCCAAACAATTTCATCCACAAAGGAATACGTTTAACATCATGCTTAATCAACTCAAATTGAGGGGTCCACTCATTGACAATCACAGGTTTGTTATCAAAGAGCAGATGCCCATTCTGTAAAACAAATTATTGTTGTTCCATGGTTTTGAATCTGACTAGAAAAATCCCATTGGGTAGGAAAGAAATTTTATCCACCCCCTGAGCTTGCCAAACTCTCTTAACAAACCCTGTAAGAACAGAGCTTGGGGGATTTGCGCCAAGAACATAACAAAACACAGACGAAGACCAGAATTTAATCTCACCCGCCACATCCTCCGGTGTAATTTTAATTGACGGCAGAGGTTCTGGACATTCCATCGTAGGTGCCTCTTGttcaagctcctcctcctccaagATTACTTCTAGGTCATCTTCAAACTCCTGAGACGAGAAATCCAATTGCCGTTGGTGCGATTTTCCTTTATTGTTCTATTGTAACTGTAAATCAACAtgtttttgtttagtttttgtgtttttgtgaatTGATTGTGAAGAATTCAGCGAATTTTTGTGGTTTTTCCGATTGCGTGCCATTGCTTACGCAGTAAGAAAACCCTAAGAATTAGAGAGCGTTTATCTCTCTACTTTCTCTCTCATTCGCCTAAAAAAAAAACCACCTTTTGGAGGACCTAATACAATACTGTTATGCCTAATCAACCACCTTTTGTGATGGGGGATAAGACCACAGCCCGAACATGGCTCATGCGGGGATGGGTCATCTACCGAATCAAGGCCACCCCATACACAACCCGAACAACTCGTAGTAGAAGTATGGATGACCAAACAAAAATTGGAGACAATACGTAATAAGGGTCGCACTAGTGAATCGTGGAAATATTTTATTAAGTGTAAAAATAAACCAATTTGCAAATGTATATATTGTGATGGCATACTTAGTTGCGCTAGTACGGGGGGTACCGGTCATCTATATCGACTCTGGAACGAACGGTTGTCAAAACATCCCGAACGTGGGCAACCTTCAATGAACCAATTCGTGACTCACCCCGATAACCAATCGTACAATTATAATTATGATGAATGTTCTACCGAATTGTCTGAAATGATTATTCAAACGGAAAAACCGTTTGCAATAGCTGAACATCGTGCTTTTAATGAATATGTTAAAAAAAACCAATCTAGCCACAAAGAAACAAGTACGAGGGTCGTTAGAAATAATAGTATGGTACAATTTCTGACGGCTCGACAAAAACTCATTTATGTGTTTGAAAAGACTAAATGTAGATTTAGTGTAGCTTCTGATGGATGGGATTCTGGCACCGAGTATTCGTATATGTGCATTACCGCTCATTGGATAGATGACAACTGGAATTTGCAAAAACGAATCGTTGACTTTGCTAAATTAGAATACCCTCATAACGCCGAAAATACACATGTAATTATCATGAACGGTATTAATGAATCTGGACTTGCATCTAAAATTTTAACTTGTACTTTTGATAATGCATCTACTATGACTGTCGTTGCTAACTTGTTAAAAACTATTTTACATGGTGTTCTTTTAGTTGGTGATTTGTTGCATGTTAGATGTGCATGTCATGTTTTAAACATATGTGTTAAAGATGGTCGGGCGGGCATTAAAGATTATCATGCAAAATTTAATCATATTGTTATGCATTTTAATACGACAAGGTGGAGACGTCAACAACGACGTTATTTTTGTAAAGGCAACGGATATGATTACATAAACTTTCCCGAGAAAAATAACACTAGGTGGAATTCTATGTACACTATGTTGAATGCTATAATACCTTATAAACAACCACTTACTGTTTTTTGGAACCGAGCCTTTCCAGATAATTACCTATTAGAAGAGGATTGGTAAAAAATTTCATTGTATGTTGATTTATTAGGTGCTTTTAATAATGCAAGTCTCCTTTTCACATGTATATAAACCCACCGCTCCTCATTTTATTGGTAATGTTATTCCTATTGCACAACTTTTTTACGATTATCGTAATAATGAAATCTTTAGCGGGTTTCTTCCAAAAATGGAGACTAAGTGGCTCGAGTATTGGTTCGATATTCCCGTTGTTTACATTTGTCGTATAATTTTAGACCCTACGTAGAAATTAGAGGAAACTATACAGTTAGTTGGTGCTTCTAAGAGTCTATTATGTTTACCTTTTAACGAAGATCAATATAGAGAAAATGTAaattttttgttgtatataaCCATTACGAGTTTGTTATTGGTAACTTCAGTCATGTTTCTTCCCGTCCTTCTTCTAGTGCAGGTAGTAGTGGTGGTGCCATTCGAGGAACAAGCTTGGCCACTCTTAAAGGTTTGATGAGTCGGGTAAGACCGAATCGACAACAATCTACTCCAACATCCAATTTGGTCGAGTATCAAATGTACATTAGCTACGATTATTTTCAAGGTATATCCGAAGAAGAGGTCAACAACCTTCACCTTTTGCAATGATGGCGAAATAAAATAAGGTCGCTTCCGGTGATGTCGACAAAAGCAAGGGATTTCTTAAGCATTCAAGTGTCTTCTGTTGCATTTGAAAGTTGCTTTAGTGGAGCAAAAAGGGTATTGGATGAAAAACGAACTCGTCTAAGATCCAATATACTTAAAATTTTGGTGTGCTATATGGATTGGATGGATGCCGAGTATCGACAACAAGAAGAGGTCGATCATGAAAGCAAGTGTGATTCCGACCAAACAAGCACCAAGTCAAATCCATAGTTGCATGTTTTATTAAATAAACTTGTGTTATATAATTtttcttatttattattttagtAAATTAGATTATCATCGTTTCATCATTTTTTAATTAGATAAAATTGTAGTAAG
It includes:
- the LOC141593145 gene encoding uncharacterized protein LOC141593145, yielding MMKAFALFSRATGLVMNTGKSSLYCNGVDNLVLRDLEFISGMKRGHVPFTYLGVTVSPKRLSVMGCNSLVDNVVDRIRGLGSRKLSYAGRTILIQCVLCTLHSYWARIFILPKTVISKIKAICSSYLWHGNDSKENHALVSWENACKPIRQGGLGFKNLHLWNVAAVGKYVWWVAQKADHLWVRWVHAIYIKNGNWMDYEPGSGSSWAWRKICQVKHLMKPYLLSITDLKHYTIKAGYQWLKPDVNLVSWYPWMLNKWLIPRQSFIIWLISHQKLLTQVRLVRMQIISENNCFLCGMQEENLNHLFLDCPFSRKCSGLYLNGVA